Genomic segment of Penaeus vannamei isolate JL-2024 chromosome 36, ASM4276789v1, whole genome shotgun sequence:
aactattatcattattatcacttttttcatttttctcgctATCATAATATAatcgtattattactatcataattatcatcaatattattattattatcattaagcctAAATAAGATCCTTTTagaattactattatttgtattaccgTTATTAAAGTGTGATAGTTTTGGTAAGAATATATTTTTAGCCTAGCGTAAGATAGGCCTACGTAGATTTTATCCTTTTGAAAAATATAGGCCCACTAACATTTTTTGTGCTTTTGAtcctataggcctacattttttgTGCGTTTATAGCAGTTTCATCATATTCCTCcctgtatttattttctatttacgaCCAACAAattcctctctctgtcattctctctccttccctccctccctttgcccttcctccccctccctactccccccccccctccaacaccgcCCTTCTTTTCCCTTGAAATGCCTCTGTTCTGCAGccactgaccccctccctcccccaggtgaTGGTGGGGTGGCGGCGGAGCGCGCTGGTCCGAGGAAGTTTCCTGCTCAACGTGGTCTTCGGGCTGTACGTGGCGGTGCACGTGGCGGCGCCCCCCCGCCTCGTGTCCCCGCGGGGGGCGGCGCTCCCCCTCCTGCACGACAACCTCACCTCCTCCGgcgcgggcgggggggagggggttgactaTGCGACCGAGGGGGGGGCGGTGCAAGGGGGCGAGTTCCCCGGGGGCTCACTGGACGCGGACTCCGCTgacctggcggcggcggcggcggcgtcggcgTCCGCGTCGTCCGAAGACCGCCGCGCGGCCCCCgccacgcccgcgccctcgcTGCAGGAGAAGGTGTACCCCGACCTGCACACCTGCCACACGCCCACGCTGGCGCCGCGGCCCGCCCTGCACGGCGACCACTGGGTGCTGTACAACTACGTGCCGGCGGACACGCAGCCGGCGTGCAACGAGTCCGTCACGTACACGACGCACGCGGACTTCACCTTCCTGGACAACCTGGTGCCGCTGGTGGAGCGGTGGCGCGGCCCCGTCAGCGCCGCCGTCTTCGCCCCCGGGGGCGACTTCAACGCCACGCTGGCCACCATCACCTTCCTGCGCGCGTGCCGCGGCCTGGTGGCGGACCACGTgaccttccacctcttcttccccgccGAGCACATGCCCTCGCACGTGCCCCTCACAGCGCACGTGCTGGCCGGGCGCACCTCCTGCTCGACGCCGCCGCCGTACCTGgccacgcacacgtacaagcgCGCGCACAACCTCACGTACCCCGTGAACGTGGCGCGCAACATCGCGCGCCGCGCCGCCGCCACCTACTTCGTGCTGGCGAGCGACGTGGAGCTGTACCCGTCGCGGGGCTTCATCCCGTTCTTCATGGACATGCTCAAGCGGCAGGACGCCTCGCCCGCGCCCGCGCCCACGCGCAGGGTGTACGTGCTGCCGATCTTCGAGGTAAAGAGCGGGCTGCGGCCGCCCGCGTCCAAGCTGGCCCTCGCGCGCATGCTCAAGCGCGGCGCCGCCATCCCGTTCCACAAGTTCGTGTGCCCGCAGTGCCACAAGGTGCCCGGCATGCGCGAGTGGGCCGACTCCAACGCCACCGAGTCCGTGAACGTGGTCATGGTGGCCAAGCGGCACCCGCCCT
This window contains:
- the LOC113818675 gene encoding beta-1,4-glucuronyltransferase 1 isoform X1, which gives rise to MARPSHLRSDLESLHSFPPRLRPLHLLHHGSTTSSSSSSSSTSFSSSSSTSSSTSPSTTAAAITTSQRIYDACPVSHREPRLKVMVGWRRSALVRGSFLLNVVFGLYVAVHVAAPPRLVSPRGAALPLLHDNLTSSGAGGGEGVDYATEGGAVQGGEFPGGSLDADSADLAAAAAASASASSEDRRAAPATPAPSLQEKVYPDLHTCHTPTLAPRPALHGDHWVLYNYVPADTQPACNESVTYTTHADFTFLDNLVPLVERWRGPVSAAVFAPGGDFNATLATITFLRACRGLVADHVTFHLFFPAEHMPSHVPLTAHVLAGRTSCSTPPPYLATHTYKRAHNLTYPVNVARNIARRAAATYFVLASDVELYPSRGFIPFFMDMLKRQDASPAPAPTRRVYVLPIFEVKSGLRPPASKLALARMLKRGAAIPFHKFVCPQCHKVPGMREWADSNATESVNVVMVAKRHPPFHHWEPIYVGTHLEPLYDERLSWEGRSDKMTQMYVMCVLDYEFHVLDNAFLVHRPGIKRHRRDRHRDQLTAKQNALLHSKITPELHTIYGKRGACYL
- the LOC113818675 gene encoding beta-1,4-glucuronyltransferase 1 isoform X2 — encoded protein: MAAAQLRSRRENSRLSKNEVMVGWRRSALVRGSFLLNVVFGLYVAVHVAAPPRLVSPRGAALPLLHDNLTSSGAGGGEGVDYATEGGAVQGGEFPGGSLDADSADLAAAAAASASASSEDRRAAPATPAPSLQEKVYPDLHTCHTPTLAPRPALHGDHWVLYNYVPADTQPACNESVTYTTHADFTFLDNLVPLVERWRGPVSAAVFAPGGDFNATLATITFLRACRGLVADHVTFHLFFPAEHMPSHVPLTAHVLAGRTSCSTPPPYLATHTYKRAHNLTYPVNVARNIARRAAATYFVLASDVELYPSRGFIPFFMDMLKRQDASPAPAPTRRVYVLPIFEVKSGLRPPASKLALARMLKRGAAIPFHKFVCPQCHKVPGMREWADSNATESVNVVMVAKRHPPFHHWEPIYVGTHLEPLYDERLSWEGRSDKMTQMYVMCVLDYEFHVLDNAFLVHRPGIKRHRRDRHRDQLTAKQNALLHSKITPELHTIYGKRGACYL
- the LOC113818675 gene encoding beta-1,4-glucuronyltransferase 1 isoform X3, giving the protein MPVLSHIGNHALRVMVGWRRSALVRGSFLLNVVFGLYVAVHVAAPPRLVSPRGAALPLLHDNLTSSGAGGGEGVDYATEGGAVQGGEFPGGSLDADSADLAAAAAASASASSEDRRAAPATPAPSLQEKVYPDLHTCHTPTLAPRPALHGDHWVLYNYVPADTQPACNESVTYTTHADFTFLDNLVPLVERWRGPVSAAVFAPGGDFNATLATITFLRACRGLVADHVTFHLFFPAEHMPSHVPLTAHVLAGRTSCSTPPPYLATHTYKRAHNLTYPVNVARNIARRAAATYFVLASDVELYPSRGFIPFFMDMLKRQDASPAPAPTRRVYVLPIFEVKSGLRPPASKLALARMLKRGAAIPFHKFVCPQCHKVPGMREWADSNATESVNVVMVAKRHPPFHHWEPIYVGTHLEPLYDERLSWEGRSDKMTQMYVMCVLDYEFHVLDNAFLVHRPGIKRHRRDRHRDQLTAKQNALLHSKITPELHTIYGKRGACYL
- the LOC113818675 gene encoding beta-1,4-glucuronyltransferase 1 isoform X4; the protein is MVGWRRSALVRGSFLLNVVFGLYVAVHVAAPPRLVSPRGAALPLLHDNLTSSGAGGGEGVDYATEGGAVQGGEFPGGSLDADSADLAAAAAASASASSEDRRAAPATPAPSLQEKVYPDLHTCHTPTLAPRPALHGDHWVLYNYVPADTQPACNESVTYTTHADFTFLDNLVPLVERWRGPVSAAVFAPGGDFNATLATITFLRACRGLVADHVTFHLFFPAEHMPSHVPLTAHVLAGRTSCSTPPPYLATHTYKRAHNLTYPVNVARNIARRAAATYFVLASDVELYPSRGFIPFFMDMLKRQDASPAPAPTRRVYVLPIFEVKSGLRPPASKLALARMLKRGAAIPFHKFVCPQCHKVPGMREWADSNATESVNVVMVAKRHPPFHHWEPIYVGTHLEPLYDERLSWEGRSDKMTQMYVMCVLDYEFHVLDNAFLVHRPGIKRHRRDRHRDQLTAKQNALLHSKITPELHTIYGKRGACYL